In the genome of Victivallis lenta, one region contains:
- the ruvB gene encoding Holliday junction branch migration DNA helicase RuvB, giving the protein MTERFITSTLNKRDPAKETSLRPPKFADFPGQEKVKDQLELFVAAAKARGEALDHILLCGPPGLGKTTLAYIIANERGTNLKSSSGPAIEKPGDLAGLLTALEPGDILFIDEIHRLNTTVEEYLYSAMEDFFIDIMLEQGAGARSVRLTVPRFTLVGATTRQGMISSPLRSRFGLNIRLDYYDVDSLTRILKRSAGILDIEIDDLGAREIAGRCRGTPRIANNLLRRARDYAQIRADSVITGQVAADALGMLQIDNDGLDEMDVRILETIIANFRGGPVGLKNIAVSVGEEEDSIEEVYEPFLIQRGFLVRTPKGRVATPKAWEKLGLSPLRGSEQQTLF; this is encoded by the coding sequence ATGACGGAACGATTCATCACATCGACCCTGAACAAGCGCGACCCCGCGAAGGAAACCAGTCTGCGCCCCCCGAAATTCGCGGATTTCCCGGGGCAGGAGAAGGTCAAGGACCAGCTCGAGCTCTTCGTCGCCGCCGCCAAGGCGCGCGGCGAGGCGCTCGACCATATCCTGCTCTGCGGACCGCCGGGACTCGGCAAGACCACGCTCGCCTACATCATTGCGAACGAGCGCGGCACGAACCTCAAGAGTTCGAGCGGCCCCGCCATCGAAAAGCCGGGCGACCTCGCCGGGCTCCTGACCGCGCTCGAACCCGGCGACATCCTGTTCATCGACGAGATCCACCGGCTCAACACGACGGTCGAGGAGTATCTGTACAGCGCGATGGAGGATTTCTTCATCGACATCATGCTTGAGCAGGGGGCGGGCGCCCGCTCGGTCCGGCTCACGGTGCCGCGCTTCACGCTGGTCGGCGCCACGACCCGGCAGGGGATGATCTCCTCGCCGCTGCGGTCGCGCTTCGGTTTGAATATCCGGCTCGATTACTACGACGTCGACAGCCTGACCCGGATTCTGAAGCGTTCGGCCGGCATCCTCGACATCGAGATCGACGACCTGGGGGCGCGGGAGATCGCCGGGCGCTGCCGCGGCACCCCGCGCATTGCGAACAACCTGCTTCGCCGCGCCCGCGACTACGCCCAGATCCGGGCCGACTCGGTTATTACCGGGCAGGTCGCGGCCGACGCGCTCGGCATGCTCCAGATCGACAACGACGGGCTCGACGAGATGGACGTGCGGATTCTCGAAACCATCATCGCAAACTTCCGCGGCGGCCCGGTCGGGCTCAAGAATATCGCGGTTTCGGTCGGCGAGGAGGAGGATTCGATCGAGGAGGTCTACGAGCCGTTTCTGATCCAGCGCGGCTTTCTCGTGCGCACCCCGAAAGGGCGCGTGGCGACCCCGAAAGCGTGGGAGAAGCTCGGGCTCAGCCCGCTTCGCGGCAGCGAACAGCAGACATTGTTCTGA
- a CDS encoding prepilin-type N-terminal cleavage/methylation domain-containing protein, translating to MMRKNFTLIELLVVIAIIAILASMLLPALNQARERGKAANCISNLRQLGLGVGQYVSDNADFLPLTYAEGWTMPRRLYTETKYVPTTGFDCPSMQQSSYRQNKDGWFAHYAVNVGVNGDNDTGRRMTMIKNASGKLHFLDAWQNNGSTGAVEENGYFRAAFDTSAKGNANYGRPASRHSSRANLLYLDGHAAVGNATKNPLNPFDVVPFIYSTEPTESTRVLYWNVN from the coding sequence ATGATGAGAAAAAACTTTACCCTGATCGAGCTCCTGGTCGTCATCGCGATCATCGCGATCCTCGCTTCGATGCTGCTGCCGGCGCTGAACCAGGCGCGCGAGCGCGGCAAGGCCGCCAACTGCATCAGCAATCTGCGCCAGCTCGGGCTCGGCGTCGGCCAGTATGTGAGCGACAACGCCGACTTCCTGCCGCTGACCTATGCGGAAGGCTGGACGATGCCGCGGCGTCTTTACACCGAGACGAAATATGTGCCGACCACCGGATTCGACTGCCCGTCCATGCAGCAGAGCTCCTACAGGCAGAACAAGGACGGCTGGTTCGCCCATTATGCCGTCAATGTCGGCGTCAACGGGGACAACGATACCGGGCGGCGCATGACGATGATCAAAAACGCGTCAGGCAAGCTCCACTTCCTCGACGCCTGGCAGAACAACGGTTCGACCGGAGCCGTGGAGGAGAACGGGTACTTCCGCGCTGCCTTCGACACTTCGGCGAAGGGCAATGCGAATTACGGACGCCCGGCCTCGCGCCATTCGAGCCGTGCGAATCTGCTCTATCTCGACGGGCATGCGGCCGTCGGCAACGCGACGAAAAATCCGCTCAATCCGTTCGACGTGGTGCCGTTCATTTACAGCACCGAACCGACTGAAAGCACCCGGGTCCTTTACTGGAATGTGAACTGA
- a CDS encoding substrate-binding domain-containing protein — translation MKRPSIYTIAREAGVSTATVSKIVNNHGNISRETSARVLEIIKKHNYVPQQRKQTESAVGVITFHNNRRPLASPFTGRLLNGVCLQCFEEGKDMILIDGDRLATFSPEELYCYYASNSLAGLLICNKAADDPFCLRLRKSGIPFILLANAASGGEVNYVATRNYEAVSELIDYMICLGHRRIAYVGLLNQLLDSHRERLRAFRDMHRKHGIDLRSEFVLDLPDAENATVKNALLRLLARPEPPTALFVGTDECVKLYPLLAEMKIEVPETLSVAGFRMECDEAESGRDYSGIVQPTEQIGRRGVAALLDLAAGRCDHVFELLENAVNFGETVKRTY, via the coding sequence GTGAAACGGCCATCCATCTACACCATCGCGCGGGAAGCGGGAGTTTCGACTGCAACCGTGTCGAAAATCGTCAACAACCACGGCAACATTTCGCGGGAGACCTCGGCGCGCGTGCTCGAGATCATCAAGAAACACAATTATGTTCCGCAGCAGCGCAAGCAGACCGAGAGCGCCGTCGGCGTCATCACCTTTCACAACAACCGGCGGCCGCTCGCTTCTCCGTTCACGGGGCGGCTGCTGAACGGCGTTTGCCTGCAGTGCTTCGAGGAGGGAAAAGATATGATCCTCATCGACGGAGACCGGCTCGCAACTTTTTCGCCGGAAGAACTTTACTGCTATTATGCGAGCAACTCGCTCGCGGGGCTCCTGATCTGCAACAAGGCGGCGGACGACCCGTTCTGCCTCCGGCTGCGGAAGTCCGGCATTCCGTTTATTCTGCTGGCCAACGCCGCGTCCGGCGGCGAGGTCAATTACGTGGCGACCCGGAATTATGAAGCCGTTTCGGAGCTGATCGACTATATGATCTGTCTCGGACACCGCCGCATCGCGTATGTCGGTTTGCTGAATCAGCTGCTCGACAGCCACCGCGAGCGGCTCCGGGCGTTCCGCGACATGCACAGGAAGCACGGCATCGACCTGCGCTCCGAGTTCGTTCTCGATTTGCCGGATGCCGAAAATGCGACTGTCAAGAACGCCCTGCTGCGGCTGCTGGCGCGCCCGGAACCGCCGACCGCCCTGTTCGTCGGAACGGATGAGTGCGTGAAGCTCTATCCGCTTCTGGCTGAAATGAAAATAGAGGTCCCTGAGACACTTTCCGTCGCCGGATTCCGCATGGAGTGCGACGAGGCTGAATCGGGGCGTGACTACTCCGGCATCGTCCAGCCCACCGAGCAGATCGGGCGACGCGGCGTCGCGGCGCTTCTCGATCTCGCCGCCGGCCGGTGCGACCATGTCTTCGAGCTGCTTGAAAATGCCGTGAATTTCGGGGAGACTGTAAAGCGAACCTATTGA
- a CDS encoding helix-turn-helix domain-containing protein has product MDKLPGKLSNDFAELVHRGVESDVLDYKAALCWTKMTRQAKGKIVRHCLALANTKGGCIVIGVGEDASGHPSVYMGLSREEVHSFDPTTVGQFVNRYVEPPIEFTIERPVVDGRRYAIFMVRPFRTLPHVCTSSIEGELQTGVFYIRTPDASSRPAYRAIEMQMLIQRALRNQREELGRMLRGILYENRMSAEAESDEEFKAAVANAAVFFKRRKNPPAGVPSLLVNLTVTPPSFHSEAFSLSALRRAVDAALPSLPTPEFLDSDELRKAYVTNTSLRALSRKEPRMWQVFKSGMFHYIAYLPVPERELEFTLLVRKIAEAFRFLGNLYTELGYAEELLTLAFTLENTEDVRLLLPEKPRAKFICRIPKISIEMTRSAADLASGEAAHAARLTSEIAERFNISDQYLQNLPALIDDYLEQR; this is encoded by the coding sequence ATGGATAAGCTGCCCGGAAAACTTTCGAACGATTTCGCCGAACTCGTCCACCGCGGCGTCGAATCCGACGTGCTGGACTACAAGGCGGCGCTCTGCTGGACGAAAATGACCCGGCAGGCGAAGGGAAAGATCGTGCGCCACTGCCTCGCGCTGGCGAATACGAAGGGCGGCTGCATCGTCATCGGCGTGGGGGAGGACGCCTCCGGACACCCGTCGGTCTACATGGGCCTCTCCCGCGAAGAGGTCCACTCCTTCGACCCGACCACCGTCGGCCAGTTCGTGAACCGCTACGTTGAGCCGCCGATCGAATTCACCATCGAGCGCCCGGTCGTCGACGGCAGGCGGTATGCGATCTTCATGGTGCGCCCGTTCCGGACGCTGCCGCATGTCTGCACGAGCAGCATCGAAGGCGAGCTTCAGACCGGCGTTTTCTATATCCGCACGCCGGATGCATCGAGCCGGCCTGCCTACCGGGCGATCGAGATGCAGATGCTGATTCAGCGCGCGCTGCGGAACCAGCGCGAAGAGCTCGGCCGCATGCTGCGCGGCATTCTCTACGAAAACCGCATGTCGGCCGAGGCGGAGAGTGACGAGGAGTTCAAGGCCGCCGTCGCGAACGCCGCCGTCTTCTTCAAGCGGCGGAAGAATCCGCCGGCCGGCGTTCCGTCGCTTCTCGTGAATCTGACGGTGACTCCGCCGAGCTTCCACTCCGAGGCGTTCAGCCTGAGCGCGCTGCGGCGTGCGGTGGATGCGGCGCTGCCGTCGCTGCCGACGCCGGAATTCCTCGACTCGGACGAACTCAGGAAGGCGTATGTGACGAATACCTCGCTGCGGGCGCTCTCCCGGAAGGAGCCGCGCATGTGGCAGGTGTTCAAAAGCGGAATGTTTCACTATATCGCCTATCTGCCTGTGCCGGAGCGCGAACTCGAATTCACACTGCTTGTCCGCAAGATCGCCGAGGCGTTCCGCTTCCTCGGCAATCTGTACACGGAGCTCGGTTATGCCGAAGAGCTGCTGACGCTCGCGTTCACGCTCGAAAACACCGAGGATGTGCGGCTCCTTCTGCCCGAGAAGCCGCGCGCGAAGTTCATCTGCCGGATTCCGAAAATTTCGATTGAGATGACCCGCAGCGCCGCCGATCTCGCCAGCGGCGAGGCCGCCCACGCGGCCCGGCTCACCAGCGAGATCGCCGAGCGGTTCAATATTTCCGACCAGTATCTGCAGAATTTGCCGGCGCTGATCGACGACTATCTGGAGCAGCGCTGA
- a CDS encoding glycoside hydrolase family 130 protein — translation MQRFKGNPILTAADLPANTGYFILNPGAVKFNGEYLLLVDVFHVEGGIIFWIARSRDGYRFRFDPKPVDWPRPPSWWNENGVYDPRITQIGDEYFICYGSHDNTLGTRIAFAKTRDFESFEFISVGSEINNRNGALFPEKINGLYCRLDRPFGGGEQSPCDMWMSFSPDLVYWGGSRPVMTTRPGGWDQLKLGAGAPPIRVDEGWLILYHGVSASCDGSIYCLYAAILDAKEPWKVIARSPRPLLFPETPYERSGRAGNVVFACNALVEPDGMVKVYYGAADACVGLAEMPLAKMVESCYETGRFMR, via the coding sequence ATGCAGCGTTTCAAGGGAAACCCGATTCTGACCGCCGCCGACCTGCCGGCGAACACCGGCTATTTCATCCTGAATCCCGGTGCGGTGAAATTCAACGGCGAATATCTGCTGCTCGTCGATGTCTTTCATGTCGAGGGCGGCATCATCTTCTGGATTGCGCGGAGCCGGGACGGATACCGTTTCCGGTTCGATCCGAAGCCGGTGGACTGGCCGCGCCCGCCGTCCTGGTGGAATGAGAACGGCGTTTATGATCCGCGCATCACGCAGATCGGGGACGAATATTTCATCTGCTACGGCAGCCACGACAACACGCTCGGCACCCGGATCGCCTTCGCGAAAACACGCGACTTCGAATCATTCGAGTTCATTTCGGTCGGTTCGGAGATCAACAACCGCAACGGCGCGCTGTTTCCGGAGAAGATCAACGGTCTCTACTGCCGGCTCGACCGGCCGTTCGGCGGCGGCGAGCAGTCGCCGTGCGACATGTGGATGAGCTTTTCGCCGGACCTCGTCTACTGGGGCGGGAGCCGCCCGGTCATGACCACCCGGCCCGGCGGCTGGGATCAGCTCAAGCTCGGCGCCGGCGCTCCGCCGATCCGGGTGGACGAGGGGTGGCTGATCCTCTATCACGGCGTTTCGGCCAGCTGTGACGGGTCGATCTACTGCCTCTATGCGGCGATCCTCGACGCGAAGGAGCCGTGGAAGGTCATTGCGCGCTCGCCGCGCCCTCTGCTTTTCCCGGAGACGCCGTACGAGCGGAGCGGCCGTGCCGGAAACGTGGTTTTCGCCTGCAACGCGCTCGTCGAGCCGGACGGTATGGTCAAGGTGTACTACGGCGCGGCGGACGCCTGTGTCGGGCTGGCCGAAATGCCGCTCGCGAAGATGGTTGAAAGCTGTTACGAAACCGGTCGCTTCATGCGCTGA
- a CDS encoding DMT family transporter, which yields MLHGILIPLVVGIRIFANSFLNVFQKRLIAAVPNALEINFVMYLLLSLGMLPFAPAFPFGTLPPEFWFWAALVGIAGSCGNACMVKALERGELSVLGPVNAWKPVVAMIGGILLLSEIPSAGGTAGLGLIVWGSYLVLGADEGKFRFRILLRTDIRYRFAALFCTALEAVFLKKLILLSSTGQAFLANCWAGAVFCLLGTLLLPRGAVSPAVLLRPRGHAAMLILLALCFGAMQYATNTAFLLLPVGPALALFQLSAVVNLWLGWKLFHESGMRRKIAGTVLTVAGAVLIILFK from the coding sequence ATGCTTCACGGCATCCTGATTCCCCTTGTCGTCGGAATCCGCATTTTTGCGAACTCATTCCTGAACGTGTTTCAGAAGCGGCTGATCGCGGCGGTTCCGAATGCGCTCGAGATCAATTTCGTCATGTACCTGCTGCTGAGTCTCGGGATGCTGCCTTTCGCGCCGGCGTTCCCGTTCGGGACGCTGCCGCCGGAATTCTGGTTCTGGGCCGCGCTGGTCGGCATCGCCGGCAGCTGCGGCAACGCGTGCATGGTCAAGGCGCTGGAACGCGGCGAGCTCTCCGTTCTCGGGCCGGTCAACGCCTGGAAGCCGGTGGTGGCCATGATCGGCGGCATTCTGCTGCTTTCCGAAATCCCGTCGGCGGGCGGCACCGCCGGACTCGGACTCATCGTCTGGGGCAGTTATCTCGTGCTCGGCGCGGATGAGGGGAAATTCCGATTCCGCATTCTGCTGCGGACGGATATCCGCTACCGGTTCGCCGCGCTGTTCTGCACGGCGCTCGAAGCCGTCTTTCTCAAGAAGCTCATCCTCCTGTCAAGTACCGGTCAGGCGTTTCTGGCGAACTGCTGGGCGGGGGCGGTTTTCTGTCTGCTCGGCACGCTTCTGCTGCCGCGGGGAGCGGTTTCTCCGGCCGTTCTGCTGCGGCCCCGGGGACACGCCGCCATGCTGATTTTGCTGGCACTCTGTTTCGGAGCGATGCAGTACGCGACGAACACCGCTTTTCTGCTGCTGCCGGTCGGGCCGGCGCTGGCATTGTTCCAGCTCTCCGCCGTGGTCAACCTGTGGCTCGGCTGGAAGCTCTTTCATGAAAGCGGGATGCGCAGGAAAATCGCGGGAACCGTCCTGACTGTCGCCGGGGCGGTCCTCATCATCCTTTTCAAATAG
- the tkt gene encoding transketolase: MYDLKKARLAANTVRMLSAEAVQKAKSGHPGMPLGCADYAMTLWYKYMRHNPKNPAWIGRDRFVLSAGHGSMLEYSLLHLFEYGLSMDELKNFRQWESKTPGHPEFGHTAGVDITTGPLGTGFASAVGMAVAKRHFAAKTGLDKAGLADNKIYVISGDGCMMEGVASEAASLAGHLKLDELVVFYDDNSITIEGQTSLAFSENVAARFTAYGWRVITLADANDPALCDAALAEAQNTDGRPTLIIGKTQIGFGAPNKQGKSSAHGEPLGVEEVEALRRNLGMPEGEFQVLPEVTEFLHSRVEELVAEAAAWDKKFQAFLDADQSRAKQIDAYLNRTVPADIKEQLLAAAPVDKPVASRASSGVVLQKAAELVPALFGGAADLAPSTKTDIKGGGDFTPENPAGRNLHFGVREFAMGCAGNGMALYGTAIPYTSTFFVFSDFMKPAIRLASLMKLHEIYVFTHDSFYVGEDGPTHEPIEQIAMLRTIPGLTVIRPAEAHEVAQAWAVALEADGPVALLLTRQDLRPYDAETAKKVDVSKGAYVIDEDEDFDIILVATGSEVNLALDSAKLLREKGVGVRVVSMPSQELFRKQEIDYQEEVLPSWCMCCVSIEAGTTFGWERFIGRDGLAIGLDHFGASAPYKVLAEKFGFTPEGVLDRIGDHFVCADEDDDCGCGCGCEEGDCGCGCGCEK, translated from the coding sequence ATGTACGATCTCAAGAAGGCGCGCCTTGCCGCCAACACCGTCCGGATGCTTTCGGCGGAGGCCGTTCAGAAGGCAAAATCGGGCCACCCCGGCATGCCGCTCGGCTGTGCGGATTACGCCATGACCCTCTGGTACAAGTACATGCGCCATAATCCGAAAAATCCGGCCTGGATCGGCCGCGACCGCTTCGTGCTCTCGGCCGGCCACGGCTCGATGCTCGAATACTCGCTGCTGCATCTCTTCGAATACGGCCTTTCGATGGATGAACTCAAAAACTTCCGCCAGTGGGAGAGCAAAACGCCGGGACACCCCGAGTTCGGCCACACCGCCGGCGTCGACATCACGACCGGACCGCTCGGCACCGGGTTCGCCTCGGCGGTCGGCATGGCCGTCGCGAAGCGCCATTTCGCCGCGAAGACCGGGCTCGACAAGGCCGGGCTCGCCGACAACAAAATCTACGTCATCTCCGGCGACGGCTGCATGATGGAGGGCGTCGCGAGCGAAGCCGCCTCGCTCGCCGGGCACCTGAAGCTCGATGAGCTCGTCGTCTTCTACGACGACAACAGCATTACGATCGAAGGACAGACGAGCCTCGCTTTCAGCGAGAACGTCGCGGCCCGTTTCACGGCCTACGGCTGGCGGGTCATCACGCTCGCCGACGCGAACGACCCCGCGCTCTGCGACGCGGCGCTGGCCGAAGCGCAGAACACCGACGGCCGCCCGACCCTGATCATCGGCAAAACGCAGATCGGCTTCGGGGCCCCGAACAAGCAGGGCAAATCCAGCGCCCACGGCGAACCGCTCGGCGTCGAAGAGGTCGAAGCGCTCCGCAGGAACCTCGGCATGCCGGAAGGCGAATTCCAGGTGCTGCCGGAAGTGACCGAATTCCTGCACAGCCGCGTCGAAGAGCTCGTGGCAGAGGCCGCCGCATGGGACAAGAAGTTCCAGGCGTTCCTCGATGCCGACCAGAGCCGCGCGAAGCAGATCGACGCCTACCTGAACCGGACCGTTCCGGCCGATATCAAGGAGCAGCTGCTTGCGGCAGCCCCGGTCGACAAGCCGGTTGCGAGCCGCGCCTCTTCGGGCGTCGTGCTCCAGAAGGCGGCGGAGCTGGTTCCGGCCCTCTTCGGCGGCGCCGCGGACCTCGCGCCCTCGACCAAGACCGATATCAAGGGCGGCGGAGACTTCACGCCGGAGAATCCGGCCGGACGCAACCTCCACTTCGGCGTGCGTGAATTCGCGATGGGCTGCGCCGGCAACGGAATGGCGCTCTACGGAACGGCGATTCCGTACACCTCGACCTTCTTCGTATTCAGCGACTTCATGAAGCCGGCAATCCGCCTGGCGTCGCTCATGAAGCTGCATGAGATCTACGTGTTCACCCACGACAGCTTCTACGTCGGCGAGGACGGCCCGACCCACGAGCCGATCGAGCAGATCGCGATGCTGCGGACGATTCCGGGCCTCACGGTCATCCGGCCGGCCGAGGCGCACGAAGTCGCACAGGCGTGGGCGGTTGCGCTCGAAGCCGACGGCCCGGTCGCGCTGCTGCTGACCCGCCAGGACCTCCGCCCGTATGACGCCGAAACGGCGAAGAAGGTCGACGTCTCGAAGGGCGCTTATGTGATCGACGAGGACGAAGATTTCGACATCATCCTCGTGGCCACCGGATCCGAGGTGAACCTCGCGCTCGATTCGGCCAAGCTGCTGCGCGAAAAAGGCGTCGGCGTCCGCGTCGTTTCGATGCCGAGCCAGGAGCTTTTCCGGAAGCAGGAGATCGACTATCAGGAGGAGGTCCTGCCGTCGTGGTGCATGTGCTGCGTCTCGATCGAAGCCGGCACGACCTTCGGCTGGGAACGCTTCATCGGCCGCGACGGTCTCGCGATCGGACTCGACCACTTCGGCGCGTCGGCCCCGTACAAGGTGCTGGCCGAGAAATTCGGTTTCACGCCGGAAGGCGTGCTCGACCGGATCGGCGACCACTTCGTCTGCGCCGATGAGGACGACGACTGCGGATGCGGATGCGGTTGCGAAGAGGGTGACTGCGGCTGCGGATGCGGCTGCGAAAAGTAA
- a CDS encoding zinc ribbon domain-containing protein — MAARWAEALLKLQRVDLKIRELEARLALLPKEMTELKNKRDAAVAEVNAAASAAKKIELERKGVESEIEKLNAENKRLQQQSAMVKKNTEYQAMLGTIALNEKKVGDLESRELELMDRFEEARKAYRKIRQDNEAAVNAIRAEFDELVAFAGDLKKEIAQLKEERPADIRGVDGETLARYNRLLAGKDGIAPLVRVENEICGSCHLRVTRQALTNMQKGAVTSCENCMHFIYLEDVE, encoded by the coding sequence ATGGCGGCAAGATGGGCGGAAGCTCTTTTGAAACTGCAGAGGGTCGATCTGAAGATCCGGGAACTCGAAGCGCGCCTCGCGCTGCTCCCGAAGGAGATGACCGAGCTCAAGAACAAGCGCGACGCGGCCGTGGCCGAAGTCAATGCCGCCGCGAGCGCGGCGAAGAAGATCGAGCTTGAACGCAAGGGAGTCGAATCCGAAATCGAGAAGCTGAACGCTGAAAACAAACGGCTTCAGCAGCAGTCCGCCATGGTCAAGAAAAACACCGAATATCAGGCCATGCTCGGTACGATCGCGCTGAACGAGAAGAAGGTCGGCGACCTCGAGAGCCGCGAACTCGAGCTGATGGACCGGTTCGAAGAGGCCAGGAAGGCCTATCGGAAGATCAGGCAGGACAACGAAGCCGCCGTCAATGCGATCCGCGCTGAATTCGACGAGCTCGTCGCTTTCGCGGGCGATCTCAAGAAGGAGATCGCGCAGCTGAAGGAGGAACGCCCGGCGGACATCCGCGGCGTCGACGGCGAGACGCTCGCGCGCTACAACCGGCTGCTCGCCGGCAAGGACGGCATCGCGCCGCTCGTCCGGGTCGAGAACGAAATCTGCGGCAGCTGCCATCTCCGGGTCACCCGGCAGGCGCTGACCAACATGCAGAAGGGGGCCGTGACCAGCTGCGAGAACTGCATGCATTTCATCTACCTCGAAGATGTGGAGTAA
- a CDS encoding sugar phosphate isomerase/epimerase family protein translates to MNTEMLSVWSSMFMELSPEEAVETFLRCGLAATELSYEHAAVLLKRGSAAGAGSEFRSYIDNRGFSIPQAHLDFVTCDPADPDPAARRHHIDSLKEQIELFAVLGVRAMVLHSGGRKARAAGWTAEQTQAVALESFRELGEQAAKFGVTICLENMYGENYELQPAYSSADLLRIIDRIGSPQFGICLDTGHLALSKAEPHDVFIRNCGKTLKALHIADNFGVKDDHRLPYIGNSVDWVKTAAALRETGYDGLINFEIPGERGCPRPVLEDKTRFARKLGETIFLG, encoded by the coding sequence ATGAATACGGAGATGTTGTCGGTCTGGTCATCGATGTTCATGGAGCTTTCGCCGGAGGAGGCGGTCGAAACGTTTCTGCGCTGCGGACTCGCCGCGACGGAGCTCTCGTACGAACACGCCGCCGTGCTGCTCAAGCGGGGAAGCGCGGCCGGAGCCGGATCGGAATTCCGCAGCTATATCGATAACCGCGGCTTCTCAATTCCGCAGGCGCATCTCGACTTCGTGACCTGCGACCCGGCGGACCCCGATCCGGCGGCGCGGCGACATCATATCGACAGCCTGAAGGAGCAGATCGAGCTCTTTGCCGTGCTCGGAGTTCGCGCGATGGTGCTGCATTCAGGCGGCAGAAAGGCGCGGGCGGCGGGGTGGACGGCGGAGCAGACGCAGGCCGTCGCGCTGGAGAGTTTCCGGGAGCTCGGCGAACAGGCCGCAAAGTTCGGCGTCACGATCTGCCTCGAAAACATGTACGGCGAAAATTATGAACTCCAGCCGGCCTATTCGTCGGCCGACCTGCTCCGGATCATCGACCGGATCGGTTCGCCGCAGTTCGGCATCTGTCTCGATACCGGGCATCTCGCGCTCTCGAAGGCCGAACCGCACGACGTCTTCATCCGCAACTGCGGAAAAACGCTGAAGGCGCTGCATATCGCGGACAATTTCGGAGTGAAGGACGATCACAGGCTGCCGTATATCGGCAACTCGGTCGATTGGGTGAAAACCGCCGCGGCGCTCCGCGAAACCGGCTACGACGGTCTCATCAACTTCGAGATTCCGGGCGAGCGCGGCTGTCCCCGCCCGGTGCTGGAGGACAAAACCCGTTTCGCCCGCAAACTCGGCGAAACGATCTTCCTCGGGTAA
- a CDS encoding PH domain-containing protein — protein sequence MKIYCPFCNKAHEAEDESAGREIRCDGCGRFFTVRPPEAMNTCPFCLEEIKAGARKCRYCGEYQEGAGALPVRSVRAKASIKDEVLIAEHHPSWKNFYGDIIFVGLLCFVGIGFVILPVMLINYWLIIRCYRYEITTARIICNTGILQKRQTEIRIRDMRAAKLNQMFKQRIFGVGDIMIGTAAGAGDEIRIIGVEQPQLLVNKINELRSDD from the coding sequence ATGAAAATATATTGTCCGTTCTGCAACAAGGCGCATGAGGCGGAAGATGAATCCGCCGGCCGGGAAATCCGCTGTGACGGCTGCGGCCGTTTTTTCACGGTCCGTCCGCCTGAAGCCATGAATACCTGTCCGTTCTGTCTCGAAGAAATCAAGGCCGGGGCGCGGAAGTGCCGTTACTGCGGCGAATATCAGGAAGGCGCGGGGGCTCTTCCGGTCCGGTCCGTCCGGGCGAAAGCCTCCATCAAAGACGAGGTTCTCATTGCGGAACACCATCCTTCTTGGAAAAACTTCTACGGCGATATTATTTTCGTCGGGCTGTTGTGTTTCGTCGGAATTGGATTCGTCATCCTGCCGGTCATGCTGATCAACTATTGGCTGATCATTCGCTGTTACCGCTATGAGATCACGACGGCGCGCATCATCTGCAATACGGGTATCCTTCAGAAAAGACAGACCGAGATTCGAATCAGGGATATGCGGGCAGCCAAGCTGAATCAGATGTTCAAGCAGAGAATTTTCGGCGTCGGGGACATCATGATCGGAACGGCCGCCGGAGCGGGAGATGAAATCCGGATCATCGGCGTCGAACAGCCTCAGTTGCTGGTCAATAAAATCAACGAACTGCGCTCGGACGACTGA